One segment of bacterium HR11 DNA contains the following:
- the zraS_7 gene encoding Sensor protein ZraS, translating into MSLLDVQKLFIVHMFQFVWAGMLWTALAGSWVRQKSREFLGLWAVVSLLALSTLGLVGLHAYAMVQAQTVLPALWVGAFQVLRLLAAGLFLALEGSRRPRGWLWVGVALVGLSVGLDLAFRFSVPYGPGRLMPTADVGTWLLVSALVFWGVLAGLAFYLDRVMEAFLVRFFIRLNVVFIVLAAGMMFLIAELQWRQFLRTVSEKSRSSAELIRGYVLHHLYRGLSPEAVLTHPDVVRSAVIAFGEVLELREIRLALGNARVVFAWKPDGSIDQRSEPSPGSPRSTGAVRASPSVWLEGRWVRLAWPVEGASAVGSLEFIQLPWSFSQTISRNLFIVFGLFTLAVAAAGLLVGVVLLQMERLIDRQRRDLMAAQEQLVRAARLAFLGELASGIAHEINTPAGVIATRSEFIRTRLETCFRTRRRIPPLCAECFQDLDAIQRQALRIGQFVQNLLDLARPRPMQVTSVDLVRVVQQSLELLRDPAQAHGIRMSYEGPPTCWVEGDPARLEQAVTNVVKNAIEAMPSGGEVRVILGDQVEDVRLMIRDDGPGIPPEALARIWEPFYTTKPRGAGLGLSIVRNIVQAHGGEIRVRSEPGKGTEFEIFLPKRVRVQGSVRRPETPVTAS; encoded by the coding sequence GTGAGCCTCCTGGACGTCCAGAAGCTGTTTATCGTCCACATGTTTCAGTTCGTATGGGCCGGGATGCTATGGACGGCCTTGGCCGGGTCCTGGGTCCGGCAGAAGTCCCGAGAGTTCCTGGGTCTATGGGCCGTCGTCAGCCTACTGGCCTTGAGCACCCTGGGGTTGGTCGGCCTCCATGCTTACGCCATGGTGCAGGCCCAGACGGTCCTTCCGGCCCTGTGGGTCGGGGCCTTCCAGGTCCTCCGCCTCTTGGCCGCCGGCCTGTTCCTGGCCCTGGAGGGAAGCCGTCGCCCGAGGGGGTGGCTCTGGGTCGGAGTAGCCCTGGTCGGTCTCAGCGTCGGCCTGGACCTGGCGTTTCGATTTTCGGTGCCTTATGGCCCGGGCCGTCTGATGCCGACGGCGGACGTGGGAACCTGGCTCCTGGTGAGCGCACTGGTCTTCTGGGGGGTCTTGGCCGGCCTGGCGTTTTACCTGGACCGCGTGATGGAGGCCTTCCTCGTCCGATTCTTCATCCGCCTGAACGTCGTCTTCATCGTGCTGGCGGCCGGGATGATGTTCCTGATCGCCGAGCTCCAGTGGCGACAGTTCCTGCGGACGGTCTCGGAGAAGAGTCGGAGCTCGGCCGAGCTCATCCGGGGTTACGTACTTCACCATCTCTACCGGGGGCTGTCCCCGGAGGCGGTCCTGACTCATCCGGACGTCGTTCGGTCGGCCGTCATCGCCTTCGGGGAGGTCTTGGAACTTCGGGAGATCCGGCTGGCCTTAGGGAACGCTCGGGTCGTCTTCGCATGGAAGCCGGACGGGAGTATCGACCAACGGTCGGAACCCTCGCCGGGCAGTCCCCGCTCGACGGGAGCGGTCCGAGCTTCCCCGTCTGTCTGGTTGGAGGGCCGGTGGGTCCGGCTGGCATGGCCCGTCGAGGGCGCTTCGGCCGTCGGGTCTCTCGAGTTCATCCAGCTTCCTTGGAGCTTTAGCCAGACGATCAGCCGGAACCTGTTTATCGTCTTTGGCCTCTTCACCCTGGCGGTCGCCGCCGCCGGCCTGCTCGTGGGGGTCGTCCTCTTGCAGATGGAGCGGCTCATCGACCGACAGCGCCGGGACCTCATGGCCGCCCAGGAACAGCTCGTTCGCGCGGCCCGTCTGGCCTTCCTGGGGGAATTGGCCAGCGGCATCGCTCACGAGATCAACACGCCCGCCGGGGTCATCGCCACGCGGTCGGAGTTTATCCGCACGCGTCTGGAGACGTGCTTCCGGACTCGCCGGCGGATTCCGCCCTTATGTGCCGAGTGTTTTCAGGACCTGGATGCCATCCAACGGCAGGCGCTTCGAATCGGCCAGTTCGTGCAGAATCTGTTGGACCTGGCCCGGCCTCGGCCGATGCAAGTGACGTCCGTGGACTTGGTTCGGGTCGTCCAGCAGTCCCTGGAGCTTCTCCGGGACCCGGCGCAGGCTCACGGCATTCGTATGAGCTACGAAGGTCCCCCGACGTGCTGGGTCGAGGGGGACCCGGCTCGACTGGAGCAGGCCGTGACGAATGTCGTCAAGAATGCTATCGAGGCGATGCCTTCTGGAGGTGAGGTCCGGGTGATCCTGGGGGACCAGGTCGAAGACGTTCGACTCATGATTCGGGATGACGGCCCGGGCATCCCGCCGGAGGCCCTGGCCCGAATCTGGGAGCCCTTTTACACGACCAAGCCCCGGGGGGCCGGTCTGGGTCTCAGCATCGTCCGCAACATCGTGCAGGCCCACGGGGGCGAGATCCGGGTCCGGAGCGAGCCGGGGAAGGGCACGGAATTTGAAATCTTTCTACCGAAGCGGGTCCGGGTCCAGGGGTCGGTCCGCCGCCCCGAGACTCCGGTGACGGCATCGTAG
- the gchK gene encoding Globin-coupled histidine kinase has product MTPQAEMVLWLFNGLLAGMLLTLSVGYVLSRSDRWPPFLVFLAMGALLLTFGIRFVQQWTALYPDLTDRWPAVAAWVPLWRALARFLPGIAVTLIWSATRAARRADWRGPFLLVVAAWVGVGVDLQRPVGAWATATGVTGALGWLSEIRRPPRHFRPLWHGLAVLGFVLTQLLQWPGRALGLPVGSPVEALAYLSFLAAFSFAYEVFRGPSLMAEFFVRLNWLFILLAAATMLIAERGFRYQYMELTRRQLWDFVETLRGILAGPVIRGESPEAALQDAALLEEVVKAFSRYPDLHAVALQVRQSRMEIRIDPEGAVEIRPMPVEALRLIPLEGRMEAHVGELQLDVPVVYREATVGTIQMKLRLHAMFQQIFRSLLPIFGAFTTAVVGAGLLIGVVLFQAQKTIERQFREIHRANLELLQAAKLATLGELVASVAHDVATPLGSLLLGLDAIDDRLAESPDDPVRRDLRQDVALLKGQVLRASGFIQHLLQIARAQPVEKRAVPVADLVRRALELVHSRVRRHRIRVVENGLFDLPPIWANEVQLEEVFLNVINNAVDAMPDGGVLAIEGQSQGGFVYVRFTDTGPGMDPAVQARVFEPFFTTKPAGTGLGLTVSRRIVEAHGGSIRIVSEVGRGTTVEVRLPVAPADAWNESGGDS; this is encoded by the coding sequence ATGACGCCCCAGGCCGAGATGGTCCTGTGGCTCTTTAACGGACTGTTGGCCGGGATGCTTTTGACCCTGAGCGTGGGGTACGTCCTGAGTCGGTCAGACCGGTGGCCGCCCTTCTTAGTGTTCCTGGCGATGGGGGCCCTCTTGCTGACCTTTGGGATCCGATTCGTCCAGCAATGGACGGCCCTCTATCCAGACCTGACCGACCGGTGGCCCGCCGTGGCGGCGTGGGTCCCGCTCTGGCGGGCCCTGGCCCGATTTCTGCCGGGGATCGCCGTAACGCTGATCTGGAGCGCGACTCGGGCGGCCCGACGGGCCGACTGGCGAGGTCCCTTCCTCTTGGTTGTCGCCGCCTGGGTCGGCGTCGGCGTGGACCTTCAGCGGCCGGTCGGGGCGTGGGCGACGGCCACCGGTGTGACCGGTGCCCTGGGCTGGCTTTCGGAGATTCGGCGGCCGCCTCGGCATTTTCGGCCTCTCTGGCATGGCCTGGCCGTCTTAGGATTCGTCCTGACCCAACTCTTGCAATGGCCGGGCCGGGCCTTGGGCCTTCCGGTCGGCTCGCCGGTCGAAGCCCTGGCCTATCTGAGTTTTCTGGCCGCCTTCAGTTTCGCTTACGAAGTCTTCCGGGGGCCCTCCCTGATGGCCGAATTTTTCGTGCGTCTGAATTGGCTTTTTATCCTGCTGGCGGCGGCGACGATGCTGATCGCCGAGCGGGGCTTTCGATATCAATACATGGAGTTAACCCGTCGGCAGTTGTGGGACTTCGTGGAGACGCTCCGGGGGATCCTGGCCGGTCCGGTCATCCGGGGGGAGTCGCCGGAGGCGGCGCTCCAGGATGCCGCCCTCCTGGAAGAGGTCGTGAAGGCCTTTTCCCGGTATCCGGACCTGCATGCCGTCGCCCTGCAAGTCCGCCAGAGCCGGATGGAGATCCGCATCGACCCCGAGGGCGCCGTCGAGATTCGGCCAATGCCCGTCGAGGCCCTGCGGCTCATCCCCCTGGAGGGCCGCATGGAAGCCCACGTCGGAGAGCTCCAACTGGACGTCCCCGTCGTGTACCGGGAAGCGACGGTCGGGACGATTCAGATGAAGCTCCGGCTCCATGCGATGTTTCAGCAGATTTTCCGGAGCCTCCTGCCGATCTTCGGGGCCTTCACGACGGCCGTCGTCGGGGCGGGCCTCCTCATCGGGGTCGTCCTCTTTCAGGCGCAGAAGACCATCGAGCGTCAGTTTCGGGAGATCCACCGGGCCAATCTGGAACTCTTGCAGGCCGCCAAGCTGGCCACGCTGGGGGAGCTGGTCGCCAGCGTCGCCCACGACGTGGCCACGCCCCTGGGGAGTCTGCTGTTGGGCCTGGACGCCATCGACGACCGGCTGGCCGAGTCGCCGGACGACCCGGTCCGTCGGGACCTCCGGCAGGACGTGGCGCTCCTGAAGGGGCAGGTCCTTCGGGCCTCGGGCTTCATTCAGCACCTGCTTCAAATCGCCCGGGCCCAGCCCGTCGAGAAGCGGGCCGTCCCGGTCGCCGACCTGGTCCGGCGGGCTCTCGAGCTGGTCCACTCCCGGGTCCGGCGGCACCGTATCCGGGTCGTGGAAAACGGACTCTTCGACCTACCGCCGATATGGGCCAACGAGGTCCAACTGGAAGAAGTCTTTCTGAACGTCATCAACAACGCCGTCGACGCCATGCCGGACGGCGGCGTCCTGGCCATCGAGGGTCAGTCCCAGGGCGGATTCGTATACGTCCGGTTTACCGACACGGGGCCGGGCATGGACCCAGCCGTTCAAGCCCGGGTGTTCGAACCCTTCTTCACGACCAAGCCGGCGGGGACCGGCCTGGGACTGACCGTCAGTCGGCGGATCGTCGAGGCGCATGGGGGAAGCATTCGGATCGTCTCGGAGGTCGGTCGGGGGACGACCGTCGAGGTCCGCTTGCCCGTCGCTCCGGCCGACGCCTGGAATGAGTCTGGAGGAGATTCATGA
- the zraR_9 gene encoding Transcriptional regulatory protein ZraR yields MNPEDTWILVVEDDPVMAQMCEKALRSQGYRVHTCPDGVQALERLAARPYDLVLTDVRLPGMDGMALLEAVRARHPQTTVILMTAYADIEAAVRAVEAGAFDYLPKPFTRDQLRTTVQRALEYRQLLDENREFRRRLEQVYELPYAFADLVGQSPAFRSVIQQALKVAPSAVSVLITGESGTGKERLARAIHRASPRADGPFVVVDCASIPETLLESELFGYEPGAFTGATHRKKGLIETAHGGTLFFDEIGELPPYLQAKLLRVLQERRLRRLGGSEEIPVDFRLIAATHRDLAQMVREGRFREDLWFRIHVVTLHIPPLRERREDILLLAHYFLNELNQRGGRRVEGFTSAALLILQEYAWPGNVRELRNVVEYAHAMGEGPWITPLDLPPELVRATRTTWPEEESMPWPESILLKPFYEARREVLARFERAYLRQLLQRAQGRIGTAAQMADLHRAVLYRFLRKHRLVHRRKKSEEAGDE; encoded by the coding sequence ATGAATCCGGAAGACACCTGGATCCTCGTCGTGGAAGACGATCCCGTCATGGCCCAGATGTGTGAAAAGGCCCTGCGCTCCCAGGGATACCGGGTCCACACGTGCCCCGACGGGGTCCAAGCCCTGGAGCGTCTGGCCGCCCGGCCTTACGACCTCGTCCTGACGGACGTGCGGCTCCCCGGTATGGACGGGATGGCCCTCTTAGAAGCCGTCCGGGCCCGGCATCCCCAGACGACCGTTATCCTGATGACGGCCTATGCCGACATCGAGGCCGCCGTGCGGGCCGTCGAGGCCGGGGCCTTCGACTACCTGCCCAAGCCCTTTACCCGGGACCAACTCCGGACGACGGTCCAGCGGGCCCTCGAGTACCGCCAGCTCCTGGACGAGAACCGGGAGTTCCGCCGTCGTCTCGAGCAGGTCTATGAATTGCCTTACGCCTTTGCGGACCTCGTCGGCCAGAGTCCGGCCTTTCGGTCCGTCATCCAGCAGGCCCTGAAGGTCGCCCCGAGCGCCGTGTCGGTCCTCATCACGGGCGAAAGCGGGACGGGCAAGGAGCGGCTCGCCCGGGCCATCCACCGGGCGAGTCCCCGGGCCGACGGACCCTTCGTCGTCGTCGACTGTGCCAGCATCCCGGAGACCCTCCTGGAGAGCGAGCTATTCGGCTACGAGCCGGGCGCCTTCACGGGGGCGACCCATCGGAAGAAGGGCCTCATCGAGACGGCCCACGGCGGGACGCTGTTCTTTGACGAAATCGGGGAGCTCCCGCCTTATCTTCAGGCGAAGCTCCTGCGGGTCTTGCAGGAACGCCGTCTCCGGCGCCTCGGCGGGAGTGAGGAGATCCCCGTCGACTTTCGTCTCATCGCCGCCACCCATCGGGACCTCGCTCAGATGGTCCGGGAGGGTCGATTCCGGGAAGACCTTTGGTTCCGGATCCATGTCGTGACCCTCCACATCCCGCCCCTGCGGGAGCGGCGGGAGGACATCCTCCTGCTGGCCCACTACTTCCTCAACGAGTTGAATCAGCGGGGCGGCCGTCGGGTCGAGGGCTTCACGTCGGCGGCCCTTTTAATCCTTCAAGAATACGCCTGGCCCGGCAACGTGCGGGAGCTCCGCAACGTCGTCGAGTACGCCCACGCCATGGGGGAAGGCCCCTGGATCACGCCCCTGGACCTGCCGCCCGAACTCGTCCGGGCGACCCGGACGACCTGGCCCGAGGAGGAATCGATGCCCTGGCCGGAGTCGATCCTCCTGAAGCCCTTCTACGAGGCCCGGCGGGAAGTCCTGGCCCGTTTCGAACGGGCCTACTTGCGTCAGCTCCTCCAGCGGGCCCAGGGCCGCATCGGGACGGCCGCCCAGATGGCCGACCTGCATCGGGCCGTCCTGTACCGCTTCCTCCGCAAGCACCGGCTCGTCCACCGCCGGAAAAAATCCGAGGAGGCTGGAGATGAATGA
- the glrR_4 gene encoding Transcriptional regulatory protein GlrR, with protein sequence MHGLRVLVIEDEPDMQETCAKVVRHMGYAVDCAADAETGLRLIRERTYGVAIVDIRLPGMDGLAFLREVRRIQPDLVVIVITAFASVETDLEAMQSGAFDYIPKPFTMRQLEIVVQRACQYRRLYEQYQDLRRQLQERWQVEGIVGQAPNFRRVLQQVHQVAASDVSVLIRGESGTGKELIARAIHRLSPRAGGPFVALDCGAIPETLLEAEMFGYEKGAFTGASVARPGLLEQAHGGTLFLDEVSNLPLALQAKLLRVLQERTFRRLGGRGEVEVDVRVIAATHEDLAGLVRDGRFREDLFYRLNVVEIQLPPLRDRPGDIPLLAEYFFQQLRPRFLKPLEGISRATYVVLQRYAWPGNVRELRNAVEHAMVVASGPWITPLDLPEHILRALREFPEKGSCLPYAQARKTALREFERQYLIRLLAQTQGNVSEAARIAGLRRTSIYKLLCRHGLVPSKFR encoded by the coding sequence ATGCATGGATTGCGGGTCTTGGTCATCGAGGACGAGCCGGACATGCAGGAGACGTGTGCGAAGGTCGTCCGGCACATGGGCTACGCCGTAGACTGCGCCGCCGACGCCGAGACGGGCCTCCGTCTCATCCGGGAGCGAACCTACGGCGTGGCCATCGTCGATATCCGCCTCCCCGGGATGGACGGCCTGGCTTTCTTACGAGAGGTCCGCCGTATCCAGCCGGACCTGGTCGTCATCGTCATCACGGCCTTTGCCTCCGTCGAGACCGACCTGGAGGCCATGCAGAGTGGGGCCTTCGATTACATTCCCAAGCCCTTCACGATGCGGCAGTTGGAGATCGTCGTCCAGCGGGCTTGTCAGTACCGGCGCCTCTACGAGCAATATCAGGACTTGCGCCGTCAGCTTCAGGAGCGTTGGCAGGTCGAGGGCATCGTCGGGCAGGCACCTAATTTCCGGAGGGTCCTCCAGCAGGTCCACCAGGTCGCCGCCTCGGACGTATCGGTCCTGATCCGGGGCGAGAGCGGGACGGGGAAGGAGCTGATCGCCCGGGCTATCCACCGGCTGAGTCCCCGGGCCGGAGGGCCCTTCGTGGCCCTCGACTGTGGGGCGATCCCCGAAACCCTCCTCGAGGCCGAGATGTTCGGATATGAAAAGGGCGCTTTCACGGGGGCCAGCGTGGCCCGACCGGGTCTGCTCGAGCAGGCCCACGGCGGGACCCTCTTCCTGGACGAGGTCTCCAACCTCCCCCTGGCCCTTCAGGCCAAGCTCCTGCGGGTCCTCCAAGAGCGGACCTTCCGGCGCCTCGGCGGCCGTGGGGAGGTCGAGGTCGACGTCCGCGTGATCGCCGCTACCCATGAAGACCTGGCCGGCTTGGTCCGGGACGGTCGTTTTCGGGAGGACTTGTTCTATCGACTGAACGTCGTCGAGATCCAATTACCGCCCCTGCGTGACCGCCCCGGGGACATCCCCCTCTTGGCCGAATACTTTTTCCAGCAGTTGAGGCCCCGGTTCTTGAAGCCCCTGGAGGGGATCTCCCGGGCGACTTACGTCGTCCTCCAGCGCTACGCGTGGCCGGGCAACGTTCGAGAGCTTCGAAACGCCGTCGAGCACGCGATGGTCGTCGCCTCGGGGCCCTGGATCACGCCCCTGGACCTGCCGGAACACATCCTCCGGGCCCTCCGGGAATTCCCCGAGAAGGGTTCCTGCCTGCCCTATGCCCAGGCCCGGAAGACGGCCCTTCGGGAGTTTGAACGCCAGTACCTCATCCGGCTCCTGGCCCAGACGCAGGGAAACGTCTCCGAGGCCGCCCGCATCGCCGGCTTACGACGGACCAGCATTTATAAACTCCTCTGCCGCCACGGCCTCGTCCCCAGTAAATTTCGATAG